A window from Cydia strobilella chromosome 9, ilCydStro3.1, whole genome shotgun sequence encodes these proteins:
- the LOC134743943 gene encoding uncharacterized protein LOC134743943 translates to MLLKKTKVYSNILISLLSVLTSGHEITQLKVPLHADPRRAAELSCHFHMDDQKLHSVKWYRDLHEIFRYNPSQKTQIRLFNVTGVMVQGGSCEQESCVVRVMPLPQATRAAYTCEVSTEGPMFQIARQTKHMTVVAMPEKDPIISGAPNLIRPGEQMLLNCSTDYSLPPSDINWYIDDVIQKPEAWQHTELSAPLAGGLRASWRVLRVRVPAAASGALRVRCESVLQVDPSVLREARAVVTVYSRTELSKYVSNKGGNFYVNANAVITIWVFTFISTL, encoded by the exons ATGCTCCTCAAGAAGACAAAAG TTTATTCTAATATTCTTATTTCCTTGTTGTCAGTTCTGACATCGGGCCACGAGATAACGCAGCTGAAGGTGCCCCTGCACGCGGACCCGCGGCGCGCGGCGGAGCTCAGCTGCCACTTCCACATGGACGACCAGAAACTGCACTCCGTCAAGTGGTACCGCGACCTGCACGAGATCTTCCGATACAATCCCTCGCAGAAG ACTCAGATCCGCTTGTTCAACGTAACCGGCGTCATGGTGCAAGGCGGGTCATGCGAGCAGGAGTCGTGCGTGGTGCGCGTCATGCCGCTGCCGCAGGCCACGCGGGCGGCCTACACCTGCGAGGTCTCCACCGAGGGACCCATGTTCCAGATCGCCAGGCAGACCAAACACATGACTGTTGTTG CTATGCCCGAAAAGGATCCAATTATAAGTGGAGCACCGAATTTGATTCGGCCGGGGGAGCAAATGCTGCTGAACTGTTCGACGGACTACTCGTTGCCGCCCTCAGACATTAATTGGTACATCGACGACGTCATACAAAAG CCCGAGGCGTGGCAGCACACGGAGCTGAGCGCGCCGCTGGCGGGCGGGCTGCGCGCGTCATGGCGCGTGCTGCGCGTTCGCGTGCCCGCCGCCGCCAGCGGCGCGCTACGCGTGCGATGCGAGTCCGTGCTGCAG GTGGATCCGTCCGTGTTGCGCGAAGCCAGAGCCGTCGTCACCGTCTACTCGAGGACGGAACTCTCAAAATACGTTTCTAATAAAG GTGGAAATTTCTACGTGAATGCAAACGCAGTAATAACCATTTgggtttttacttttatatcaacGTTATGA